The Daucus carota subsp. sativus chromosome 2, DH1 v3.0, whole genome shotgun sequence genome includes a window with the following:
- the LOC108210005 gene encoding uncharacterized protein LOC108210005 isoform X2 produces MRFFHSSPELFARRGNDELNDSKASRKGKYRKRPTSTQPPVEAPYLPPRLMRTSKLLPDKTIDIFEGMTIIELAKRSGESIHALQNILTNVGENIGSEFDSLSIDIAELVAMEIGVNVRRLHSCEGAAVLPRPPVVTVMGHVDHGKTSLLDALRSTSVAAREAGGITQHIGAFVVKMPSGASITFLDTPGHAAFSAMRARGAAITDLVVLVVAADDGVMPQTIEAIAHAKDANVPIVVAINKCDKPAADPERVKVQLASEGLPLEEMGGDIQVIEVSAKSKSGLDNLEEALLLQAEMMELKARIDGPAQAYVVEARLDRGRGPLATAIVKAGTLVCGQHIVVGAEWGRIRAIRDTAGKLREDATPAMPVEIEGLKGLPMAGDDITAVESEERAKMLSAGRKKKLEKDRLLKIDEGKEVSPDPLEDVPVRVEMPVIVKADVQGSVQAVTDALKSLNSSQVLINVVHVGVGPISQSDLDLAQASGACIVGFNVRGPSGCVGTSATKAGVQIKVHRVIYHLLEDIGSLIVEKAPGTFETEVAGEGQVLNLFEVKGRSKAKGEGFKIAGCRVLDGQFSRSSTMRLLRSGEILFEGSCVSLKREKQDVDTVGKGNECGLVLHDWLDFQVGDVIQCLEQVNRRPKFISSESGAVRIEC; encoded by the exons ATGAG GTTTTTTCATTCTAGTCCAGAACTCTTTGCTAGAAGAGGCAACGATGAATTAAATGATTCAAAGGCTTCCAGGAAAGGGAAGTATAGAAAAAGACCCACTTCCACTCAGCCACCTGTGGAAGCACCATATCTGCCACCCAGACTAATGAGAACATCCAAATTGTTGCCTGATAAAACAATTGATATCTTTGAAGGCATGACTATTATAGAGCTGGCAAAGCGTAGTGGTGAGTCAATTCATGCCTTGCAGAACATTCTTACAAATGTGGGGGAAAACATTGGCTCAGAATTTGATTCTCTCAGCATTGACATTGCGGAATTGGTTGCAATG GAAATTGGTGTTAATGTCAGGAGGCTTCATTCCTGTGAAGGTGCTGCAGTTCTTCCTCGCCCGCCAGTTGTAACTGTTATGGGCCATGTTGACCATGGTAAAACTTCTCTTCTTGATGCTCTCCGGTCAACATCTGTTGCAGCAAGGGAAGCTGGAGGTATAACTCAGCATATTGGTGCATTTGTTGTAAAAATGCCGTCAGGGGCATCAATAACATTCCTTGACACTCCTGGTCATGCTGCATTTAGTGCTATGCGAGCTAGAGGTGCGGCAATCACAGATTTGGTTGTGCTTGTTGTGGCTGCGGACGATGGTGTGATGCCTCAAACTATTGAAGCCATAGCTCATGCAAAGGATGCTAATGTACCAATTGTTGTTGCAATAAATAAATGTGATAAACCAGCAGCAGACCCGGAAAGAGTAAAAGTTCAGCTTGCATCAGAAGGCTTGCCACTAGAGGAAATGGGTGGAGATATTCAGGTTATTGAGGTTTCTGCCAAAAGTAAAAGTGGACTGGATAATTTGGAGGAGGCATTACTTTTGCAGGCTGAGATGATGGAACTGAAGGCAAGAATTGACGGGCCTGCACAAGCTTATGTAGTTGAGGCAAGGCTTGACAGAGGAAGAGGTCCATTAGCCACAGCAATAGTGAAAGCAGGGACATTAGTCTGTGGGCAGCACATTGTTGTAGGAGCAGAGTGGGGGAGAATACGGGCCATTAGAGATACAGCAGGGAAATTGAGAGAAGATGCTACTCCTGCAATGCCTGTTGAGATTGAAGGGCTTAAAGGACTTCCAATGGCAGGTGATGATATTACTGCCGTGGAATCTGAGGAGAGAGCTAAGATGCTTAGTGCAGGCAGGAAAAAGAAACTAGAGAAAGATAGGCTTCTGAAGATTGACGAAGGGAAAGAAGTCTCTCCTGATCCATTGGAAGATGTTCCTGTGAGAGTTGAAATGCCAGTTATAGTTAAAGCAGATGTTCAAGGTAGCGTTCAAGCCGTGACAGATGCATTGAAGAGTTTAAACAGTTCCCAG GTTCTTATTAATGTTGTCCATGTTGGAGTTGGACCTATTTCTCAGTCTGATTTGGACTTGGCACAAGCCAGTGGTGCATGCATAGTTGGATTCAATGTGCGAGGCCCATCTGGTTGTGTCGGTACCTCTGCAACTAAAGCCGGTGTACAG ATTAAAGTTCACCGAGTGATCTATCATCTTTTGgaggacattggtagtttaatCGTAGAAAAGGCCCCTGGAACGTTTGAGACTGAGGTGGCAGGAGAAGGGCAAGTGTTAAACCTCTTTGAGGTTAAAGGAAGGAGTAAAGCCAAGGGAGAAGGCTTCAAGATTGCTGGTTGTCGAGTGTTGGATGGACAATTTTCAAGGTCATCAACAATGAGGCTCCTGAGAAGCGGGGAAATCCTATTCGAAGGATCTTGTGTATCCTTGAAGCGTGAAAAGCAAGATGTAGACACAGTAGGAAAGGGCAACGAATGCGGACTCGTGCTTCATGATTGGTTAGATTTTCAGGTCGGAGATGTCATCCAGTGCTTAGAGCAAGTCAATAGGAGACCCAAGTTCATATCTTCAGAAAGCGGAGCCGTTCGAATTGAATGCtag
- the LOC108210005 gene encoding uncharacterized protein LOC108210005 isoform X1: protein MAWRKVAQKGIRANLIKALTASTSRQAILTATTRVTSASGSVRCFQESSINSALWNAGDCKCLGNRPFMRFFHSSPELFARRGNDELNDSKASRKGKYRKRPTSTQPPVEAPYLPPRLMRTSKLLPDKTIDIFEGMTIIELAKRSGESIHALQNILTNVGENIGSEFDSLSIDIAELVAMEIGVNVRRLHSCEGAAVLPRPPVVTVMGHVDHGKTSLLDALRSTSVAAREAGGITQHIGAFVVKMPSGASITFLDTPGHAAFSAMRARGAAITDLVVLVVAADDGVMPQTIEAIAHAKDANVPIVVAINKCDKPAADPERVKVQLASEGLPLEEMGGDIQVIEVSAKSKSGLDNLEEALLLQAEMMELKARIDGPAQAYVVEARLDRGRGPLATAIVKAGTLVCGQHIVVGAEWGRIRAIRDTAGKLREDATPAMPVEIEGLKGLPMAGDDITAVESEERAKMLSAGRKKKLEKDRLLKIDEGKEVSPDPLEDVPVRVEMPVIVKADVQGSVQAVTDALKSLNSSQVLINVVHVGVGPISQSDLDLAQASGACIVGFNVRGPSGCVGTSATKAGVQIKVHRVIYHLLEDIGSLIVEKAPGTFETEVAGEGQVLNLFEVKGRSKAKGEGFKIAGCRVLDGQFSRSSTMRLLRSGEILFEGSCVSLKREKQDVDTVGKGNECGLVLHDWLDFQVGDVIQCLEQVNRRPKFISSESGAVRIEC, encoded by the exons ATGGCTTGGAGAAAGGTTGCACAAAAG GGCATTCGTGCTAATTTGATAAAAGCTCTTACTGCATCAACATCTAGGCAGGCTATTTTGACTGCAACCACCAGAGTGACATCGGCTTCTGGCTCTGTTAGATGCTTTCAAG AATCCTCCATCAACTCAGCATTATGGAATGCTGGGGATTGCAAGTGCTTAGGAAACCGACCGTTTATGAG GTTTTTTCATTCTAGTCCAGAACTCTTTGCTAGAAGAGGCAACGATGAATTAAATGATTCAAAGGCTTCCAGGAAAGGGAAGTATAGAAAAAGACCCACTTCCACTCAGCCACCTGTGGAAGCACCATATCTGCCACCCAGACTAATGAGAACATCCAAATTGTTGCCTGATAAAACAATTGATATCTTTGAAGGCATGACTATTATAGAGCTGGCAAAGCGTAGTGGTGAGTCAATTCATGCCTTGCAGAACATTCTTACAAATGTGGGGGAAAACATTGGCTCAGAATTTGATTCTCTCAGCATTGACATTGCGGAATTGGTTGCAATG GAAATTGGTGTTAATGTCAGGAGGCTTCATTCCTGTGAAGGTGCTGCAGTTCTTCCTCGCCCGCCAGTTGTAACTGTTATGGGCCATGTTGACCATGGTAAAACTTCTCTTCTTGATGCTCTCCGGTCAACATCTGTTGCAGCAAGGGAAGCTGGAGGTATAACTCAGCATATTGGTGCATTTGTTGTAAAAATGCCGTCAGGGGCATCAATAACATTCCTTGACACTCCTGGTCATGCTGCATTTAGTGCTATGCGAGCTAGAGGTGCGGCAATCACAGATTTGGTTGTGCTTGTTGTGGCTGCGGACGATGGTGTGATGCCTCAAACTATTGAAGCCATAGCTCATGCAAAGGATGCTAATGTACCAATTGTTGTTGCAATAAATAAATGTGATAAACCAGCAGCAGACCCGGAAAGAGTAAAAGTTCAGCTTGCATCAGAAGGCTTGCCACTAGAGGAAATGGGTGGAGATATTCAGGTTATTGAGGTTTCTGCCAAAAGTAAAAGTGGACTGGATAATTTGGAGGAGGCATTACTTTTGCAGGCTGAGATGATGGAACTGAAGGCAAGAATTGACGGGCCTGCACAAGCTTATGTAGTTGAGGCAAGGCTTGACAGAGGAAGAGGTCCATTAGCCACAGCAATAGTGAAAGCAGGGACATTAGTCTGTGGGCAGCACATTGTTGTAGGAGCAGAGTGGGGGAGAATACGGGCCATTAGAGATACAGCAGGGAAATTGAGAGAAGATGCTACTCCTGCAATGCCTGTTGAGATTGAAGGGCTTAAAGGACTTCCAATGGCAGGTGATGATATTACTGCCGTGGAATCTGAGGAGAGAGCTAAGATGCTTAGTGCAGGCAGGAAAAAGAAACTAGAGAAAGATAGGCTTCTGAAGATTGACGAAGGGAAAGAAGTCTCTCCTGATCCATTGGAAGATGTTCCTGTGAGAGTTGAAATGCCAGTTATAGTTAAAGCAGATGTTCAAGGTAGCGTTCAAGCCGTGACAGATGCATTGAAGAGTTTAAACAGTTCCCAG GTTCTTATTAATGTTGTCCATGTTGGAGTTGGACCTATTTCTCAGTCTGATTTGGACTTGGCACAAGCCAGTGGTGCATGCATAGTTGGATTCAATGTGCGAGGCCCATCTGGTTGTGTCGGTACCTCTGCAACTAAAGCCGGTGTACAG ATTAAAGTTCACCGAGTGATCTATCATCTTTTGgaggacattggtagtttaatCGTAGAAAAGGCCCCTGGAACGTTTGAGACTGAGGTGGCAGGAGAAGGGCAAGTGTTAAACCTCTTTGAGGTTAAAGGAAGGAGTAAAGCCAAGGGAGAAGGCTTCAAGATTGCTGGTTGTCGAGTGTTGGATGGACAATTTTCAAGGTCATCAACAATGAGGCTCCTGAGAAGCGGGGAAATCCTATTCGAAGGATCTTGTGTATCCTTGAAGCGTGAAAAGCAAGATGTAGACACAGTAGGAAAGGGCAACGAATGCGGACTCGTGCTTCATGATTGGTTAGATTTTCAGGTCGGAGATGTCATCCAGTGCTTAGAGCAAGTCAATAGGAGACCCAAGTTCATATCTTCAGAAAGCGGAGCCGTTCGAATTGAATGCtag